AATGGCTTCAGCTCCGCGCTGGTAAGCCTCCCGGAGGTACTTGCTGGAATAAGGTCGGTTGTGTTCGGGGTCCGTTTCCGTATAATTGCGAAGACGGAATTCAATGGGGTCAATGCCTAGTTTGTGGGCCATCTCGTCCATCGCCGATTCGAGCGCAAATGCGCCCGTAGCTTCCCCAGGGCCACGCATCCAGATTGGTACGCCCCGGTCGAGTCTAACAATACGGTAACGAGTGCTCACATTCGGGCAGTCGTACAGGAACTTGGTCATGTTGACTGTTGCTTCGGTAAAGTCCTCGTATGAAGCCGTTTCGGCTGTGGCTGCGTGGGCAATACCGACCAGCTTGCCATTCGTGTCGGCTCCCATTTGTATAGTTTGTACCGTGCAGGGCCGATGACCCACCAACTGAAACATTTGACTGCGGGTAACCACCAACTTTACTGGACGATCTACTTTTTTGGCAATTGCCACAACCGCCGTCTCCTGCGGCCAGGTTCTAAGACCCATGCCAAACCCTCCACCCATAAATTCGGTATGCACGCGAATATTGTTAGGGTCTAGCTTAAACGCCTGAGCTATAGCCTGCTGAGTAGCGTTGACGCCCTGCGTTTTGGCATAAATCATCAGCGTATTGGCATCCGTCCAATGAGCCAGAATACCATGCAGTTCCATGGGATTGTGAACTTCTACGGGAATGGTGTAATTCGCTTCCAACGTAACCGGCGCTGTACGATACCCATCGGCTTTGCCGCGCATGTAGTCCTCAGATCGGTCAGGCGCAATGCCTTCGGCCAGGTGCTTATCCAGGTCAGTGCGTGCCGCCTGTTTTGTATAGGTCGCTTTTACGAGGGAGGCCGCATAGGTAGCCCGCTCGTAACTGTCGGCCACTACGATAGCGATAGGCTGCCCATCAAACAAGATTTTGGGACTGTTTAGAATCCTGTATTTTTCAAGCGTATCAGGCTTTGGCGGAGGTCCGTCCGCCTTGTCACCCACGGGGGCATCCCAACCCGGAATCGAAGGCATATTTTCGTGCGTGAATACGCCCAGAACGCCCGGTGCATTTCTGGCTTTCTTGGTATCCAGGCTGGTAATACTGCCCCGACCAATCTCGCTACCAACAATGACACAATAGGCCATATTAGGCAATTCAAAATCGGCAAAATATTTAGCGCCACCCGTCACTTTCATGCGTCCATCGACCCGGTCAGGAGTGACCCGGTCATTCCTGGCCGGGTCAACAGGCAAATTTGTTTTATTTTCGGTCATGGTCAGGCGGTTTTAGTGGCAGATTTAAGCGCTTCGATAATGGAGTTGGGAGCTAAGGTCAGTTTGAAGTCATTCTCCCCGTAGCCTTTGGCATCCTTCATGGCTAGCGTTGCCGCCTGTTTAAAGGTATCCTCTGTTGCTGGTTTACTTTTCAGGAAGCTTTCAGCCGCAGTTAGTCGCCAGGGCTTGTGAGCCACTCCCCCCATAGCCAACCGAACGTCCTGAATCGTATTCCGCTTCATCTGAACTGCTACACCCACCGACACCAGAGCGAAAGCATAGGAAGCCCGGTCGCGCACTTTGAGGTAATACGAATGATCCGAAAAATCATTCGTCGGCAAATCCACCGACATGATCAACTCACCGGGCTGCAACGTGTTGTCCTGCTGGGGCTTATCGCCGGGTAGCCGATGAAACTCGCTGAACCGAATTTGGCGATCACCCTTTGGTCCGGATACGTTCACCGTCGCATCCAGGGCGGCTAGCGCAATGCACATATCGCTGGGATGTACCGCGATACACGCTGAGGAGCCGCCAAAAATAGCGTGCATCCGGTTGACCCCTCCGATGGCTCCGCAGCCCGATGGGCCATTGGGCTGCCCTTTATCGGGTCCTGCCTGTACAGGGCTACGCTTGTTGCAGGGCATGGATGGATCGTAGAAATAAGCGCAACGGGTTCGCTGCATCATGTTTCCGCCTACCGTCGCCATGTTACGCAGTTGAGCCGATGCACCGGCGTTAAGTGCCATTGACAAGAGCGGAAAATGCTTTTTCACCAAATCATGCTCGGCTACGGCTGAGTTTTTAGCCATAGCTCCGATACGTAAACCGTTTGCTGTCTTCTCGATCGTTGACAGTGGCAACTTATTGATATCCACCAGCCGTTCGGGAATCACGACCTCCCGTTTCATCAAATCGATCAGATTGGTGCCGCCTGCCAGAAAGTAGGTGCCGTTGTCCTGAGTGTAGGCTGTTATAGCCGCTTTAGGGGTCGATACCCGCGTGTATTGAAACGGATTCATACTTTGGCTCCTCCCTGTTTGACGTCTATAATTGCATTAACGATGTTGGTGTAAGCCCCGCATCGGCAGATATTTCCGCTCATGTATTCCCTAATTTCCTCCGGCGAATTGGCATGACCTTCCCGGATGCAAGCCACTGCCGACATGATCTGACCGGGCGTACAATACCCACACTGAAAACCGTCGTGTTTGATGAACGCTTCCTGCATGGGATGGAGCCGGGCGGTTGCATCGTGTCCCCCTTCGGATAGCCCTTCGATTGTTGTCACTTTACAGCCTTCGGTCGTCATTGCCAATGTCAGGCATGCGTTAACCCTTGCGCCATCGACGTGTACTGTGCAGGCTCCGCACTGTCCGTGGTCGCACCCTTTCTTGGTCCCGGTCAGGTGAAGTTGTTCACGCAACAGGTCCAGGAGCGTAACGCGTGGTTCAATGGATAGCTTGTGAACATTTCCGTTAATATCCACTTGAAGTGGCATTTGCTCGAAAGCAGCGGCTACTTTTTCATCGAGTCCATTCTCTACGGCTGTCAGCGCGGCTGGTGGCGTTATGGCCAAAGCTGCCAACGCAGACGATTGCTTTAGAAAGATGCGTCGGGATGCGTTTGAATTCTCCGACTCATCCTCAATGTGTTCATGCTTAGCCATAACCCCTTTTTTAACGTTGAAAAAACTTGTATCTATAATTGCAGGTAATAATCTAAACTGTGCTGTTAATGTCAAAAAATCGACAGCACAGCCAGATCCAGGAATACAGGGAAAGAGCTAATTACAGCTGTCAGCTCGGCCAGCATTTGCCCATACAATTCATCGTACTGAAAATGGAAGGTTATTGTTTACAGCGTAGCCATGTCGATGACAAACCGGTAACGTACATCGCCCTTTACCATCCGGTCGTACGCCTGATGAATATCCTTGATGTCAATCATTTCAATATCCGACACGATGCCTTTGTCGGCGCAGAAATCCAACATCTCCTGCGTTTCAGCGATGCCGCCTATACTTGATCCTGCAATGCTTTTGCGACCAATTATAAGGCTAAATGCCTGAACAGCCGCAGGCGTTGGAGGAGCACCCACACAGATGTGTACACCATCTACTTTCAACAAAGAAAGGTATTGTCCGTAGTCGTGCTCGGCGGAAACGGTGTCCAGAATAAAATCGAAGTATCCGGTTACTTTTTCAAGCTGAGCCGGGTCGCTTGTCACCACAAAATTGTGCGCACCCAATTCTTTCGCATTGGCTTCTTTATTGGGTGATGTGCTCAGAACGGTTACTTCTGCACCTAACGCAACGCCGAATTTGACCCCCATGTGTCCCAGACCACCTAAGCCTAAGACTGCCAATTTGTGCCCCGGACCTACTTTCCAGTGACGCAACGGAGAGTAAGTAGTGATTCCAGCGCAGAGTAAGGGAGCGGCAGCCGCCAAGTCTAAACGTTCCGGTACGTGCAGGACGAAATCTTCATTGACGACAATGGTATTCGAATAGCCTCCATAGGTCGGGGTTTTCTTGTCCTGCTCTAACCCGTTGTAAGTCTGACTATTGCCTTTTAAACAGTATTGCTCTAAACCATGTTGGCAGGACTCACACTCACGGCAGGAGTCAACCATACATCCTGTACCCGCCAGATCACCCACGCTGAATTTGGAAACCTGAGAACCGACGGCAACAACCCGGCCTACTATCTCGTGGCCCGGAACCATCGGGAATAGACTACCGCCCCACTCATCTTTGATCTGGTGCAGGTCGGAATGGCACACTCCACAGTAAAGAATATCAAATTGAACATCGTGAGGGCCTACTTCCCGTCGGTCAAAATTCCAGGGTGCTAAGTCCGAGTCCTTAGTCTGGGCTGCATACGCTTTTGTTGCAATCATAACCTGTAACGTTTTGCCTTTATGTTGAAACGGTAAAGTTACAGGTGGCAAGGTCCGATAAGGTAAAACTTTTCAAACCAATACTTATAGATTTCAAACCTCCGCCAGACGAAAACTACGCGGATTGGTGCCGGTAAACTTTTTAAAGAAGTTGTTGAAGTAAGACGGGTACTCAAAGCCCAATGCGTAGGCAATATCAGCAATGTTCCAATCGGTATGCTGTAGTAAGGCTTTTGCTTCGCTAAGCACTCGTTCCGAAATATGAGCCGTGGTTGACCTACCTGTTATTTCGTTGACAGCCCGGTTCAGATAATTGACATGAACATTCAGGTTCGTGGCATAGTGCTTGGCTGTTGTCAGTTGCAAGGGCCGGTCGATAGTCTCGATGGGAAATTGCCGTTCCAGCAGTTCGAGAAAAACAGAGGTAATTCGGGAAGCCGCGTTCTTGTGATTATCAAAATTTTGGGATGGTTCCAGCTTTAACGCTTCGTGAATAATCAGCTGTATGTAATTGCGAATCAGCTCATCTTTATACGAATAAGTCGTTTGCTGTTCCTCAATCATTTTTTTAAAGATCGTGTTCAGAAACTCGCGTTGCTGCGGGCTGATTGTTAAGATCGGTGTGCCGCTTAATTTGAACAATGGAGAATTTTGCAAACTCTCTAATCGGTCGGAGAGCGTCAGAAAATCTTCTGAAAAAAGGCAGGTATAACCCACATACGTAGTTGAGATTGTTTCCCAGGAGTAAGGGACATGCGGATTACCGAAAAACAGAACTGTATCGTTGGCTTCAAAGCTTCTATCTGCATAATGGATTATACTTTTGCCGGTGGTGAGGCAAATTTTGTAGAAATCTTTCCGACTGTAGATGCGGGTAGCGTTGCTGTCGCTGTCTATCTGGAAAACATTGAAGCCTTTGAGCTTTAGCTCGGTATTAAACTCCGAAACCGAACGTACTGGTTGATCTGCCACAGTCAAAGTTAAGGAATTCAAATTAGCTTTTGGTCTCGAATGTCCTTTAGAGTTATATACTTTCCCTGCGTGGATTCAACCAAAATGCTAGCATGCAGGTTACGTATCCGTTGATTCTGCTTAATTGACAACACGTTTGTTATGTACACCCTGGCAAAAAAACCATGAGCTTTTACCCGTTAGAACGCGTAATTTCTGGTGGACAAACTGGCATTGATCAGTTGGGTTTGGAGGTAGCCCGGTCATTGGGTATTCCAACGGGTGGTACTGCCCCCAAAGGCTATATGACTGAGGACGGACCCAACCAACAGCTATGCGATTATGGTTTGATCGAACACAGTTCAGCTAAGTACCCACCTCGCACCCGTGCTAACGTGCAGCAGTCAGATGGAACCGTACTATTTGGAAACCTAATCGGTGGTACAAGACAAACCCTTGATTTTTGCGTCCAAGAAAGAAAGCCTTGCTGCGTAAATCCAAATGCGGATCAGTTGCGAGATTGGTTAGTTGAATATAAAATTCGTACACTCAACGTTGCTGGAAATCGTATGAGCGGCTTGTCTGGTGAACAGCTTCAGCAGTACCGACACGTATTGACCAATGCGTTACAGCAATACGCCGGGTAAGACAGATAAGGGTCCTTTCAGAGTAGTACAACAGAATGGTCAGAAAATTACACACTCAATTGTCCAGACATCGCGTTAGCCTAGCGGGTGTTTTTTTCTGCCACTGAATTTGGAGGTGGCACAACTAATGGGCTTATAGAGGCTGCCCGTTGTACCGTTCATAACGCGTAACCCCGAAATGAAGCGACTATGGCAAGAGTAACTGTTGACTTTGACAGATCACTTCGATATTGACTTAATTTCTTGATAAACAACAAATTACATCAGTACAGATTATAATCAATTGTCTAAAACGCAACCGGGTTCAACTACTTTATGAAGTAGCTGGACCCGGTTGTTTCGCATTTATTGAAATTAGTTGATAGCTACTAAGCGATTAGGAGCACTTGGTTGCTGAGTACCCAGCGTGACCGTTTGTACAGATGTGTCTACTCCGTTTGAAATTTCCAACTGGTAAACGCCGTCTGGCAACTGATCCATGTCAAGACTAAGGCGGGCTGCTTTTTCTTTCTTCGTCAGGTGTTGCGCAAACAAGACTTTACCGTTTGTGTTTTTGAGCTTTATATCAACCGCACCTGTTGTTTCTTTGTCCAGGGCAATGTTGAGCTTGCCCGCCATGTTGGTGTAGATACCAGTTTTGTAAGTGGCAACCGATGTCGCACGTTTGCCAGGATTCGCTTCGGCGAAAGAAGCGGAAACGGTAATCAGAGTAAAAGTGAAAGCAACGAGCAGCGAGTTAAGGAGCGTTTTCATGAGCTTTATTTATTAGGTTCTTGATTCAATTAGTAGCGGGTTATCCCCGATTGATGAATCAAAGGTATGGGCTATAGATGGTACTATGTATAACAAACTACCGGAACGGCTAAGCTAACTGATAAGCGGTTAGCAGAAGTGATCACCGAGCGAGAGGCAAAACTACGAGACAAGTTATATCGTGTGTAAACGCTCGTTCTAATATTGTGTACTCTACAAATAAGCCTAAAGTTATGGCTCCATACCTGACTGCGGGACATTGTAGCCCTTCCTATTTGTACCACTAAATCAGGGAGGACTAGATTTGTCGACGCTCTTTCTAACCCAAAGCCGTTGACCGCTATTGGCGTCATAAGCAACCATTTTGTTACCTGTTTGTAAGTAATTTCTCAAACTGGTAATGAACTGATAGCATTGACAGAAACCAGATTATATAATCAAACACCATCCACATCCCGACTTCATTTAGCACAATTTTCTAGTTCTGATAAATCATGGCCTGTTGTTCACGTATAGCTGTGAAGCTAGTAATTTACTTATCTAAAATTAGGTCGGCTACAAGTTGCTTCAATTTCTGATTTTCTCCCTTCGACTGCTGAAGTTTTCGTAGTTCTAGGACCTCTAAACCGGCGTACTTCTACGTTCCGGCTCAAACTGTAGTAGGTGGCCTTGCTAACTCCCACTTCCGGCAACTTCTGATATGGATATGCCAGTATCGGCCTGACGGAGGGCAAACATAATTTGTACCTCGGTGAAATTCGTCTCTTTCATAAGCGATTTTGGATTGCTTGAGTTGTCAAAATCGCCCGAATTTCTTTACTTATTCACTGTCCAGTTTTTAGGGCAAAGGTCACTCAAAAACGCTCCACCAAATGAGACAGGGCATTATTAGTGATTAGCTGCCTAAATTGGCCTTTCTATAAACTAATCGGGCATCAATCAATTCCAGCCTCATTCAGCATACGGAAAATGCTACCCTTATTGCTCACGTTGGTATGGGGCGCTACACAGGCTCAATCCAAGCCGTATTTGGCCGACTTAGATACATTAAAATCGATCCGTTAAAAGATCCCATCCTTTAAAGCTCAGATCAGGGGTAGTCAGCTAAGCGCCTACGATTCGCTCTATCAACGCCTGACTCAAGACACCGTTAGCAATGCGATTAGTTTTCGCTACTTCGCTAATTTGGCGCAGCTTTTGTTTCCGATTCGAGACAATCATCTGGGCTTCATGCAGACTAACGATTATCGCCATTTCAGCAGTCAAGCCAGACTAGATAGCTCCGTTATCTCTAAGGAGTTTCTAGCTTATCCGGTCCATTCAATCAACCTGGATCACTCAAAGCCCAACTCGCACAAAGTCCTC
This window of the Spirosoma oryzicola genome carries:
- a CDS encoding xanthine dehydrogenase family protein molybdopterin-binding subunit, translating into MTENKTNLPVDPARNDRVTPDRVDGRMKVTGGAKYFADFELPNMAYCVIVGSEIGRGSITSLDTKKARNAPGVLGVFTHENMPSIPGWDAPVGDKADGPPPKPDTLEKYRILNSPKILFDGQPIAIVVADSYERATYAASLVKATYTKQAARTDLDKHLAEGIAPDRSEDYMRGKADGYRTAPVTLEANYTIPVEVHNPMELHGILAHWTDANTLMIYAKTQGVNATQQAIAQAFKLDPNNIRVHTEFMGGGFGMGLRTWPQETAVVAIAKKVDRPVKLVVTRSQMFQLVGHRPCTVQTIQMGADTNGKLVGIAHAATAETASYEDFTEATVNMTKFLYDCPNVSTRYRIVRLDRGVPIWMRGPGEATGAFALESAMDEMAHKLGIDPIEFRLRNYTETDPEHNRPYSSKYLREAYQRGAEAIGWGNRQNQPGSQQEDGWLTGYGMSTGTFNAFRWEASARVLLNADGSLRVQSAVTDIGPGTGTALTVIAHNVLGVPLDRIKVEYGDTSLPKAPTQGGSAIVSAVGSAVFDVCTLIKNELVKLAIKNGGPFAGRNADELTLSDGILSIEKEPGKKVAVTDLMKSNNLTVIDKKGDSKGGPDLQKYSMYSFSVHFVKVRVNPLTGVVRVANAVSVADSGRIVSPKTAASQMIGGVTGGIGMALTEEAVIDHRFGRFVNNNLGDYHVAVHADVPAIETIMIDKPDPHINPMGAKGMGEIALIGFAPAVANAVFNATGKRVRDLPITPDKLLRMS
- a CDS encoding FAD binding domain-containing protein, which translates into the protein MNPFQYTRVSTPKAAITAYTQDNGTYFLAGGTNLIDLMKREVVIPERLVDINKLPLSTIEKTANGLRIGAMAKNSAVAEHDLVKKHFPLLSMALNAGASAQLRNMATVGGNMMQRTRCAYFYDPSMPCNKRSPVQAGPDKGQPNGPSGCGAIGGVNRMHAIFGGSSACIAVHPSDMCIALAALDATVNVSGPKGDRQIRFSEFHRLPGDKPQQDNTLQPGELIMSVDLPTNDFSDHSYYLKVRDRASYAFALVSVGVAVQMKRNTIQDVRLAMGGVAHKPWRLTAAESFLKSKPATEDTFKQAATLAMKDAKGYGENDFKLTLAPNSIIEALKSATKTA
- a CDS encoding (2Fe-2S)-binding protein, producing MAKHEHIEDESENSNASRRIFLKQSSALAALAITPPAALTAVENGLDEKVAAAFEQMPLQVDINGNVHKLSIEPRVTLLDLLREQLHLTGTKKGCDHGQCGACTVHVDGARVNACLTLAMTTEGCKVTTIEGLSEGGHDATARLHPMQEAFIKHDGFQCGYCTPGQIMSAVACIREGHANSPEEIREYMSGNICRCGAYTNIVNAIIDVKQGGAKV
- a CDS encoding NAD(P)-dependent alcohol dehydrogenase, yielding MIATKAYAAQTKDSDLAPWNFDRREVGPHDVQFDILYCGVCHSDLHQIKDEWGGSLFPMVPGHEIVGRVVAVGSQVSKFSVGDLAGTGCMVDSCRECESCQHGLEQYCLKGNSQTYNGLEQDKKTPTYGGYSNTIVVNEDFVLHVPERLDLAAAAPLLCAGITTYSPLRHWKVGPGHKLAVLGLGGLGHMGVKFGVALGAEVTVLSTSPNKEANAKELGAHNFVVTSDPAQLEKVTGYFDFILDTVSAEHDYGQYLSLLKVDGVHICVGAPPTPAAVQAFSLIIGRKSIAGSSIGGIAETQEMLDFCADKGIVSDIEMIDIKDIHQAYDRMVKGDVRYRFVIDMATL
- a CDS encoding AraC family transcriptional regulator, with product MADQPVRSVSEFNTELKLKGFNVFQIDSDSNATRIYSRKDFYKICLTTGKSIIHYADRSFEANDTVLFFGNPHVPYSWETISTTYVGYTCLFSEDFLTLSDRLESLQNSPLFKLSGTPILTISPQQREFLNTIFKKMIEEQQTTYSYKDELIRNYIQLIIHEALKLEPSQNFDNHKNAASRITSVFLELLERQFPIETIDRPLQLTTAKHYATNLNVHVNYLNRAVNEITGRSTTAHISERVLSEAKALLQHTDWNIADIAYALGFEYPSYFNNFFKKFTGTNPRSFRLAEV
- a CDS encoding putative molybdenum carrier protein, which translates into the protein MSFYPLERVISGGQTGIDQLGLEVARSLGIPTGGTAPKGYMTEDGPNQQLCDYGLIEHSSAKYPPRTRANVQQSDGTVLFGNLIGGTRQTLDFCVQERKPCCVNPNADQLRDWLVEYKIRTLNVAGNRMSGLSGEQLQQYRHVLTNALQQYAG
- a CDS encoding T9SS type A sorting domain-containing protein → MKTLLNSLLVAFTFTLITVSASFAEANPGKRATSVATYKTGIYTNMAGKLNIALDKETTGAVDIKLKNTNGKVLFAQHLTKKEKAARLSLDMDQLPDGVYQLEISNGVDTSVQTVTLGTQQPSAPNRLVAIN